One part of the Vicia villosa cultivar HV-30 ecotype Madison, WI linkage group LG6, Vvil1.0, whole genome shotgun sequence genome encodes these proteins:
- the LOC131614674 gene encoding protein MAIN-LIKE 1-like — MGFPVLFVFLLVRRRGGTIDGMRQRGRQRREADGEGQQGAAPEVGPQHPAFPGGPTDTSLLVRYQRHVACHLWLGEERRPKPTLKVAAHGSKLIGWVPAMLPREMENWLVASGLSSLQHTSLSRVDTHLLSAFVERWHPETSSFHMPFGEMTITLDDVSCLLHVPIRGQLVDPDVVVTDYDAIHLAVDLFGVSLSDATTEASAVRGPYYKLDWLKQVFEQQRAANNFTGTMRAYMMLLLGCTILADKTFTLVEAKYLPLLRDLDTCGSYCWGAAALVTLYRYLGDASFYSCKQLGGYASLLQCWIHEYFPTVGKRGTSGLFGIDSPMARAMKWEYRQGTQKVADIRAVLDQLTPHDIVWRPFEDHRVHRPFDDICLYRGGLKWFGTVVLYLPDRCLRQFGYRQYIPTAPPNVDTLDVDVEWATYRQSVLQVTRSHDDPPAAFATIPYETDDDYLAWYYTVSHPILRAPRGDQPMEVPVPVYDEGPSDPRLSYISHELHHYLQRHQAVPEDEQFLEIFRALRLVQGGPLPSEGPITYDHESD, encoded by the exons ATGGGGTTTCCGGTTCTGTTTGTTTTCTTAC tggtTCGAAGAAGAGGAGGTACGATCGACGGAATGCGTCAAAGAGGAAGACAACGTCGAGAGGCTGATGGCGAGGGACAGCAGGGAGCTGCTCCTGAGGTTGGTCCGCAGCATCCGGCATTTCCCGGAGGACCTACTGATACATCATTATTGGTTAGATATCAGAGGCACGTTGCATGTCATTTATGGTTGGGCGAG GAGAGACGACCAAAGCCGACCTTAAAGGTTGCTGCACATGGCAGCAAATTAATAGGATGGGTTCCGGCAATGCTCCCAAGGGAGATGGAAAATTGGTTAGTTGCATCTGGCCTTTCATCTTTGCAGCATACTAGTTTGTCGAGGGTAGATACGCATCTATTATCTGCTTTTGTTGAGAGATGGCATCCTGAAACATCGTCATTTCATATGCCGTTCGGCGAGATGACCATCACGCTAGACGATGTTTCTTGTCTTCTTCATGTACCGATTAGGGGCCAGCTGGTTGACCCCGATGTTGTTGTCACCGATTATGATGCTATCCATCTAGCTGTTGACTTGTTTGGTGTTTCGCTAAGTGATGCAACTACAGAGGCTTCTGCTGTAAGGGGTCCTTACTATAAATTGGATTGGTTGAAGCAAGTTTTTGAGCAACAAAGAGCTGCGAATAACTTTACAGGCACTATGAGAGCATACATGATGTTACTATTAGGTTGTACCATTCTTGCCGACAAGACTTTTACTCTTGTCGAGGCAAAATATCTTCCACTTTTGAGAGATTTGGATACTTGTGGAAGCTATTGCTGGGGGGCAGCTGCACTGGTTACTCTGTACAGATACTTAGGGGATGCCTCATTTTATTCATGCAAGCAGCTTGGCGGTTATGCCTCTCTTCTTCAG TGTTGGATTCATGAGTACTTTCCAACTGTTGGAAAGAGAGGTACTTCTGGGTTATTTGGCATTGATAGTCCGATGGCTAGGGCGATGAAATGGGAATATAGGCAGGGGACGCAAAAAGTGGCTGACATCCGAGCTGTGTTAGATCAGTTGACTCCTCACGATATTGTCTGGCGCCCTTTTGAGGATCATCGGGTGCACCGTCCTTTTGATGATATCTGTTTGTATCGGGGTGGTTTGAAGTGGTTTGGTACTGTAGTTCTATATTTACCTGATAGATGCTTGCGTCAGTTTGGATACAGACAGTACATACCGACTGCTCCTCCTAATGTAGACACACTTGATGTGGATGTTGAGTGGGCTACATATAGGCAGAGTGTGTTGCAGGTGACCCGATCCCACGATGATCCCCCAGCTGCGTTTGCCACCATACCATATGAGACAGACGATGATTATTTGGCGTGGTATTATACGGTGTCACATCCTATATTGAGAGCACCAAGAGGTGATCAGCCGATGGAGGTACCAGTGCCTGTCTATGACGAAGGACCGTCAGACCCGAGATTATCATATATATCTCATGAGCTTCATCATTACTTACAGCGTCATCAGGCTGTTCCTGAAGACGAACAGTTTCTGGAGATATTTAGAGCACTCAGACTTGTACAGGGCGGACCATTACCTAGTGAAGGTCCAATTACTTATGACCATGAGTCTGATTGA
- the LOC131614675 gene encoding PKS-NRPS hybrid synthetase cheA-like, translated as MGVDPPLKKCDVTQTCVDTTDVFVTGQKFATREEAISWIKDVGIRNKVTVIIARSDIKTGKRGRSDKLIFGCDRGGKYKKTDSETQSASKRCGCPFKIRSTSSKDGSGWKIDVKCGVHNHGLPDRFEGHAFVSRLNTDDKQHIVDLTKRHVPPRHILLSLQERDPENVTRITQIYKHKSKIQKDIRGPRTEMQQLLKLVEESGYVYWSRKKDESEVTNKYTQPLFEIVGMTSTKLTFAVAFAYMEYEQTETFCWVLDKLKQLFIKQDNCPQVILTDRDLALMKAIETIFPKTANLLCRFHINKNVKSRCKEHVVDDMRETVEKMWFELIKASDEMEYHQRLKQLEDACVDSKGFIDYVNDTWLTPHRHRFFEAWINQVLHLGNTTTNRVESAHWKLKKMLENSLGDLCKCWEAMNDNIKIQVGNIRASFQKSFYEVEHAHTSPFYSNLRGSVSRAALRQIAEEWLRIDMVGTDTQKCGCTHRKVYGLPCACELGRYTLSGDAIPIEAIHIHWRKLSMEGNQDIDADDGSEIDMTNAIDEIWKMWRSLDVVGKRALKSRVCAIAYPTTTKMCPPPEKIKTKGGVKKKGKRPVGYDVYRDPSGYEYVDQSHLSSQKSSKRLYSQLSQTSKNREFDKYIVQFPDYIRPFIDDIVDVRDDGNCGFRAIASLHGYGTDGWSMVRRDLEKEIIGPRSKLYEDLFGQRLPTVRSSLVIETLGQQPPNKWMMLPELGYVIANRYNVVLVSLGHLSLSYFPMTSAHSPNASIYCIGFVNGNHWVQVNMNEGFTLPPVTTDWTKYRTKDATSWMVGFAGRLQHWQRLMPILPKYVSLD; from the exons ATGG gtGTGGATCCTCCTTTGAAAAAATGCGATGTAACTCAAACATGTGTGGATACAACTGATGTTTTTGTAACTGGTCAAAAATTTGCTACAAGAGAAGAGGCGATAAGTTGGATTAAGGACGTTGGAATCAGGAATAAAGTGACAGTTATAATAGCTCGTTCAGATATCAAAACAGGCAAGCGAGGAAGAAGTGATAAATTAATATTTGGTTGTGATAGAGgtggaaaatacaaaaaaacagaTAGCGAAACCCAAAGTGCTAGTAAGAGATGTGGTTGTCCTTTCAAAATTAGGTCAACATCGTCGAAAGATGGTTCTGGATGGAAGATCGATGTAAAATGCGGAGTACACAACCACGGCTTACCTGATAGATTTGAAGGCCATGCTTTCGTAAGTCGACTAAATACAGATGATAAGCAACATATTGTTGATTTGACAAAACGCCATGTTCCACCAAGACACATATTATTGTCATTGCAAGAGCGTGACCCGGAGAATGTCACTCGGATCacgcaaatatacaaacataagaGTAAGATACAAAAAGACATAAGGGGTCCTAGAACAGAAATGCAACAATTGCTCAAGTTGGTTGAAGAATCAGGTTATGTTTACTGGAGTAGGAAAAAGGATGAGTCagaagtt acaaacaagtacacGCAACCGTTGTTTGAAATAGTTGGTATGACATCAACTAAATTAACATTTGCTGTTGCATTTGCCTATATGGAATATGAGCAGACAGAGACTTTTTGTTGGgtattggataagttgaaacagTTGTTTATCAAGCAGGATAATTGTCCTCAAGTAATCTTGACTGATAGAGATCTTGCTTTAATGAAAGCCATTGAAACAATATTTCCAAAGACAGCTAATTTGCTTTGCCGATTTCACATCAACAAAAACGTGAAATCAAGGTGTAAGGAACATGTTGTGGATGATATGCGAGAAACAGTGGAGAAAATGTGGTTTGAACTGATAAAGGCTAGTGATGAGATGGAGTACCATCAACGGTTGAAACAACTTGAGGATGCATGTGTTGACTCCAAAGGTTTTATTGATTATGTGAATGACACATGGTTGACACCGCACAGACATCGATTTTTCGAAGCATGGATCAATCAAGTGTTACATTTGggaaacacaacaacaaatag ggTGGAGTCTGCGCATTGGAAACTTAAGAAAATGTTAGAGAATAGCTTAGGTGATTTATGCAAATGTTGGGAGGCTATGAATGACAATATCAAGATACAAGTGGGCAACATTAGAGCTTCATTTCAGAAGAGTTTTTATGAAGTTGAGCATGCACATACTAGTCCTTTTTATTCAAATTTGCGTGGTTCAGTATCAAGAGCTGCATTGAGGCAGATTGCTGAAGAGTGGTTGAGGATTGACATGGTGGGTACCGATACGCAAAAGTGCGGATGTACTCATAGAAAAGTATATGGGTTACCATGTGCTTGTGAGTTAGGGAGATATACATTGAGTGGTGATGCGATACCAATTGAGGCTATTCATATTCATTGGAGGAAACTAAGTATGGAAGGAAATCAAGATATAGAtgcagatgatggatcagaaataGACATGACAAATGCAATCGATGAAATTTGGAAAATGTGGAGGTCATTAGATGTTGTCGGAAAAAGAGCATTAAAAAGCAGAGTGTGTGCGATTGCTTATCCAACTACAACAAAGATGTGTCCACCGCctgaaaaaattaaaaccaaaggaGGGGTTAAGAAAAAAGGGAAGAGACCTGTGGGATATGATGTTTATCGTGATCCTTCTGGATATGAGTATGTTGATCAATCACATTTGAGttctcaaaaatcttcaaagagGTTATATTCACAACTATCCCAAACCTCAAAAAATAGAGAATTTGATAAATACATTGTACAATTTCCAGATTACATCAGACCatttattgatgacattgttgatgTAAGAGATGATGGAAATTGTGGTTTTAGAGCCATTGCATCTTTGCATGGTTATGGCACAGATGGATGGTCAATGGTTCGTCGGGATTTGGAGAAAGAAATTATAGGTCCTAGAAGCAAGTTGTATGAGGATTTATTTGGTCAACGCCTTCCAACAGTGAGATCATCGTTGGTGATAGAAACTTTAGGTCAACAACCACCAAATAAATGGATGATGTTACCTGAGTTGGGCTATGTAATAGCTAATCGGTATAACGTTGTTCTCGTCTCTTTAGGTCACCTTAGTTTGAGTTACTTTCCTATGACGAGTGCACATTCACCTAATGCATCCATTTACTGTATCGGCTTTGTCAATGGAAATCATTGGGTTCAG GTAAACATGAATGAAGGATTTACGTTGCCACCTGTCACAACTGATTGGACGAAATATCGCACAAAAGATGCAACTTCTTGGATGGTAGGATTTGCCGGGCGGTTACAACATTGGCAACGGCTAATGCCTATACTACCAAAATATGTCAGCTTAGATTGA